The following coding sequences lie in one uncultured Mailhella sp. genomic window:
- a CDS encoding AsmA-like C-terminal region-containing protein, whose amino-acid sequence MLRKILIVLVLLVLVAGGGLFALVATNSDIIVDKFNAYVENSTGAPLVSEKAPELTLFPNRGLELAASSWKRPDGSLSFSFSRASVMISSHALLTGKFSIKNFSVDDLNLTMKLKKPLMEYLNGIPASVEHRRDFDDLIQSMLHALRIAPDNISINRGRVCLIQPDGSTIVFAPVTLSATNVHPGTATKFILQTDIEGSSPFFHAGIELNCSALLNKDKASFAIEKAMLTPGNGVAFREYLNLSGELDYDFDSDALTLSQLRFKGPDLSATASGSVASLARMYSDPVRGDATLKVEIEGDPQRISSIIHHPLPFADHSIFSDCSFAAEMRWSDGRMQMSNIQGNADDLTFAGNLVISHSPFVITGDLKLGDLNLDDYRSSDASPAPKKLENRDFTRWPRVNLQLSAEHLRWNRVHLESVYTRLAGQSGTYEFNPLSGILAGSPVTASMKTVMLPTTPLSSRLSVNFSVPQANLNDISQAIADQPLLMGSGSINASLSFTTSRGLPSLNGKGSLTSSQVETAFSILPSSIPLAGTLLSSNRFDRLFLSFAVKNGQLAVDRLAMEAPRISLSGSGNVDLVEKTIDAAGSVQIPGSAAIPVRLEGSLPSPRYSLDADGNRTLSSKAIDLDLNLPRQLRNILGPTR is encoded by the coding sequence ATGCTGCGAAAAATACTCATCGTTCTCGTTCTTCTCGTTCTTGTCGCCGGAGGCGGTCTCTTTGCGCTGGTCGCCACCAACAGCGACATCATCGTCGACAAGTTCAACGCCTACGTCGAAAACAGCACCGGCGCACCCCTCGTTTCCGAAAAAGCCCCCGAGCTTACCCTCTTCCCCAACCGCGGCCTCGAACTCGCCGCCAGCTCCTGGAAACGCCCCGACGGCAGCCTCAGCTTCAGCTTCAGCCGCGCCTCGGTCATGATTTCCTCCCACGCCCTGCTCACCGGCAAATTCAGCATCAAAAACTTCTCCGTCGACGACCTCAACCTCACCATGAAGCTCAAAAAGCCCCTCATGGAATATCTCAACGGCATCCCCGCCAGCGTGGAACATCGACGCGACTTCGACGACCTCATTCAGAGCATGCTCCACGCCCTGCGCATCGCTCCCGACAACATCAGCATCAACCGCGGCCGCGTGTGCCTCATTCAGCCCGACGGCTCCACCATCGTGTTCGCCCCCGTCACCCTGAGCGCCACCAACGTCCACCCCGGCACCGCCACCAAGTTCATTCTCCAGACCGACATCGAAGGCTCCTCCCCCTTCTTCCACGCCGGCATCGAACTCAACTGCTCCGCCCTCCTCAACAAGGACAAGGCTTCCTTCGCCATCGAAAAGGCCATGCTCACCCCGGGCAACGGCGTCGCCTTCCGCGAATACCTCAACCTCTCCGGCGAACTCGACTACGACTTCGACAGCGACGCCCTCACCCTTTCCCAGCTGCGCTTCAAAGGCCCCGATCTCTCCGCCACCGCCTCCGGCAGCGTCGCCTCCCTCGCCCGCATGTACAGCGATCCCGTCAGGGGAGACGCCACCCTCAAGGTCGAAATCGAAGGCGATCCGCAGCGCATCAGCTCCATCATTCATCATCCGCTGCCCTTTGCCGATCACAGCATCTTCAGCGACTGTTCCTTCGCCGCAGAAATGCGCTGGTCCGACGGACGCATGCAGATGTCCAACATCCAGGGCAACGCCGACGACCTCACCTTCGCCGGCAACCTCGTCATCTCGCACAGCCCCTTCGTCATCACCGGCGACCTCAAGCTCGGCGACCTCAACCTCGACGACTACCGCAGCAGCGACGCCTCCCCAGCGCCCAAAAAACTCGAAAACCGCGACTTCACCCGCTGGCCCCGCGTCAATCTTCAGCTCTCCGCCGAACACCTGCGCTGGAACCGCGTCCACCTCGAAAGCGTTTACACACGCCTCGCCGGACAAAGCGGAACCTACGAATTCAATCCCCTCTCCGGCATCCTCGCAGGCAGCCCGGTCACGGCATCCATGAAGACCGTCATGCTGCCCACCACGCCCCTCTCTTCCCGGCTCTCCGTCAACTTCAGCGTGCCGCAGGCCAATCTCAACGACATCTCCCAGGCCATCGCCGATCAGCCCCTGCTCATGGGCAGCGGCTCCATCAACGCATCCCTCTCCTTCACCACCTCCCGCGGGCTGCCTTCCCTCAACGGCAAGGGCAGTCTCACCTCATCCCAGGTCGAAACCGCCTTCAGCATTCTGCCTTCCAGCATTCCGCTCGCCGGCACCCTGCTTTCCTCCAACCGATTCGACAGACTCTTCCTTTCCTTCGCCGTCAAAAACGGTCAGCTCGCCGTGGACAGGCTCGCCATGGAAGCTCCCCGCATTTCCCTTTCCGGCTCCGGCAACGTCGATCTCGTGGAAAAAACCATCGACGCCGCAGGCTCCGTGCAGATTCCCGGCAGCGCCGCCATTCCCGTGCGTCTCGAAGGCAGCCTCCCCTCTCCGCGCTACTCCCTCGACGCCGACGGCAACCGCACCCTTTCGTCCAAGGCCATTGATCTCGATCTCAACCTGCCCAGACAACTGCGCAACATTCTGGGCCCCACGCGCTAA